Part of the Antechinus flavipes isolate AdamAnt ecotype Samford, QLD, Australia chromosome 2, AdamAnt_v2, whole genome shotgun sequence genome is shown below.
ATAAATACCTATAGGAATTGGAACTGAGATTTTATCAGCACAGGAAATTCCAGGTGTTGGAATTCTTTGTATCCTTACAGATCACAACATTATTACTGGGTAGATCACTTTACAGAAATGACTGAGCCATATAAAAGTCAACTGCCTTAAACCAGGGTCATAAGCTATTAAATGGTAAGAATGGGATTTGAAACttgtttttcctgacttcaaggctaatAGTCTACCCACTTTGGTGCTGATTCTATGGACCACTATTATCAAATCTAAAGTCATCTTTTGAAAACTGCACTTAAGTCATACTTTCcatatttcccagttttcttcaaCAAGAATTTTGATTGTCTATGAAAGCTAATATACCTTCATGTTAAGCTTGAGGAATATAGACCCAAATGAGATTAAATCACCCAAGGCAGTAACTGGGAGTTCTTTGACTCTAACTAAATCAAGTGTCATTTCCATTACATCACACTATTACAATTCTGTTTAGCTAATCATACTGTTCCTTCCCCCACAATTATAATGTTAGCTTCAGTGTTCCCTATTTCatgtcttccttcctcttctcccaaaaAATCGTATAGTCTCTTAATATGCCCAAATATGTTTAACTACTCACTGATTCCTAGTATAATTGTTGCATGGATTTCAATTCCCCAATTAAGTTGTAAGATACTTGAAGTCAGACACTAAGCCATATCTTTTCTTCCCTCATGGCATCTAACTCAGATATGAGTACACATAATGAGtactaaatataatttattctgttatttctctcatcatctctcatctctcatcattagaaaagaaaaattctttgaaaatattattttacccaTAATATTAtttgatgttgttgtttttattcacaCCAAAGTTTCTAGATGTAGATTTTTTatacttaatagtatttcatttttccaattacatgtaaaggattttcaacatttattgttGTAAGATTTTTagctccattttttctttctccctctcttagcTCCTACCTCCAAAAGATAAGAAGGAATCTGATGTAGaatatacatgcacaatcatttaaacatatttccaaatttgtcatattgtaaaggaaaaatcaaaacaaaaggaaaaaaaccatgagaaaaaaccagacaagcaaaaaaaagaaatgaaaatagtatgctttgatctgcattcagttctctctggattcagatggtattttccatcccaagattattggaattatcttgaatcactagATAACTAAgaagaagagctaaatctatcagttgatcatcacataatcttgctgttactatgtacaatgttcccctggttctgcttacctcacttagtatcagttcatgtctttccagacctttctgaaatcagcgtGCTTGATgtagactttatttttttagaaaatccatttaacatttttttaataccCAATGCCATATATGTAAACTACTATAACATTGACTGTTTCCATCTTGTCGTTTTTTTGTCAATTATTTGGTATGAAGGTGAAACCTCAGAATAGTTctgatttacatttctctcaaTAGAGATGCTTACTTTGGAATGATAATAAAATGACTATCCTGCCCCCATTGCATTCATTTCTGTGGAACTAagggaaaattttttattaaatagggCAGGATTTTCTTTTAGATCTTTGTTCTTTTcatgtaattttatataatatcttcCTATTTTACCTGATATTTTTCCATCTCAAAATAGGCTCAAGAAAGAAGATTATGTGGAGGTCTGGGTCATGGTTTGGTGATATCCTtaatcaatgaaacatttttaaaatagataactCACTTATCTTAAGATTCTACACTAGCAAAAGGTTATACTAATGTATGTGTAAACTTTTGATGTTAACATATGAATATTCAAGAAAAGCTGATTATTAAAATATGGAGGAAAGGTTCCATTTTCactagtatttaaaaaaatattcacattAATGTTTAATAAAGACTCATCTATTTCTTCAAGAGGGGGCAATGTCAGGACTCCAAACTTGTCCTGCCACATACGAGGTTTTTGTCCTGGATAAGTTTccaaaattgttttctagaaagaaaaaaaatcagtaagtgGCTTAATAGCTTgctatcttttgatttttctaagctatatgtatatatatatatatacagatagattcatctatctatctatatctatatctatctatctaaacttCTGAGTTGTAAAACTTGGATTCCTTATTAGATATATAGATTAGGATTCAGATTGTGGATATAGATAGTAGCCTATGTCTTTAAAATAGCAAGAATTTCCATTCAATAAAAAAGGcaatagaaagagaatttgaGTGCAGGAATCATTAAACCTGGGTTTTAGCCTTAAATATCATCTTAGTAGATGTAATTGTAAGACAAAAGTTTTTATCTCTCTGAATTTTCattatacttatttaaaaaagattattattttatatttaaaatatttaaaaacggATTGGAGTAGAATAATAATTCTTTCATGTTCCTTATCTTATGGGACTATGGGACTGGGgaataaatgatcaaataaaaaatagtgattttaaactgtaaaacactatacaaatgttaggTATTATATTTCAAGTAGTCTGAATTAGTACCTTTGTACATAGTAGTAGTTCCTCAGTAAATGTTGGTTGACTGAGAATTCCTCTTAGGTATATTTGGCATTGGAATTTTGAACTTATCAAGATGATAGCaagacaataaaatatatttttaaaatataatttgaaatctcaCAGCTAAGGAATTTTTAGATCATACTTTAAATAACTATATGATATAAcagttggaaaggattttagtGGCAACTGAGTCCAAAACTTAACTTGAAAAAGAACTCTTGTTCTAAGACCTGATAAGAGGTCATTCACTTTCCTTCTGAACTACTCAAATAAAGGATATCTTTATTCCCCAGGAAGCCCAACATACTTTGAAACAAGTTTGCCTTTTTGCATCTTTGCACTTGCATCTATTACTCATTGCTTTCCCTTTTATAGCTAAACTAAATGCACTGTAAACTAGaatccattaaataaattaaactaaTGGTCCCTAGACTTGTgtaacatcagaaaaaaaatttggggcATGTGTACACTATTGTGTATCTTagcttatttataaattatagattTACTAAAGAATTATGTACTAATAATTATATGCATTGTAGaacttatataaaaatagaaatataaatgataagatgttaaaataatatttgattctagaatcaATAGAGAACTACTGGGGTTTATTAAGTAACAGAATAAGATGGTCAgacctttgctttaggaaaattactttgaaaactgGAGAGAGGATGGAACTAACTGGGAAAAGATGATACAAGAAAACCAGTTAGGAAGCTGTGGCAGTAGCCTAGTTGAGAGAAGAGTAGGGCTTAAATGAACTAGTGGTGGTGTATGTGGAAATAGGAGCCAGGGAACAGATGTGAGAGATATGAAAAAGCAGTAAGATTTGGTAGCTAGATGTTTATATGAATGTAGGATGAGGGTGAGAAGTTGAGTGGAATAGAAACCCGGCAATAGGAATGATGGTGGGGCCCTTGATagtgagagagaaataatttagtttttaaaaaaatcctcctCATTAGACTAAATTCCTTGAATTTCCTTGCCATATTTGCTAGAAAACTCAGTAAACCTAGAAAACAAAACCAGGGATAactacatataaataataatgattatgataatagctagtatttctatAGCACCTTCTGTATGCCAGTGactatgctaagctctttacaagtATCACCTTTGATAGCCTATCCTCTTAACAATCCtaaaatgaaataagtgaatttaactgacttgcccaagggaacaaaattagtaagtgtctgagattagatgggaactcaggtctttttatcAGAATGCCCAGAGctctactgtaccacttaactgTTTTTAACATTgaactgctaaaatatttttaaaaaatgaaatttgccACCTTGATAAATTATATGTTGAGAAAAGCCATCAAACAATTGAACAAATGTTTAGACTGTGTGACATAATGATGCAATAAACACATGAGATGTAATAAAGAGAGACTCACATAGAATTGGGGACAAacattctatttaaatttaatctagACCAAGGCAAGGCAAGTaagtggaaaataaaaacaatcaccATCTTCtgggagaagaaacaaaatttaaagttaTTAGTACTTTCactattgcaaaaaaaattatcacttacctatttttaaatttcagtagAATTCTGGTGTCAGTCTTAATTTATAGATATAAGAATACATAGATATAAGAATAACACATGACTAAAGAAAGGAATCcaatatttccattttgtctCACTTCCAAAATAAATAGTATTGTTCAGGGAAAGAACAATAAGGTATGAGGAAAAGCACAAAATCATATTTCTAGAAATTCAAGGAGCCAGCATAATCTAGTATTCAGACTCTGGAGTCGAGAAATCCTGGGTTCAAGTACTGCTGATGATACAATATTGACTCTGTAAACATGGACAAGTTCCCTAGGCAACTTTTTAAGACTAGAGTTCCAGATGAATGGAAGATCTGCATTAGTGGAAAGAGTTTCCATGATGAAACCTCCCTAGAATGATGAAATCAAAAGTCAagactgaaaacaacaaaaactgcaATAGCAAAAACCAGTTTGTTTCCTCTGATATATCAGTATAATGAGAAGTCCAATAAAAAGACTATTTTCTTCACTGCAGATAATTTTGAGCTCCAAGAAGCTGAGAATAATACATGCCTAAAATGTAAAGATCTTTATTGAAAGAAATAAACCAGAGTAAAAGAAGTAACTTTTCTATCTGAAAGCTGATTATCAACAGAAAAGCATCTTGATCTTTCATTATTAGATGCTACAAAAATTCTATGAAGATGTAAAGTCAAGGAAATACCATTTTCAATGAAGTGTTTAGAAAAGATTAATTATCGAGAGAGTACTTTGTAAACTAAAAAGTCACCAAATACACTGGAAATGATGTGGTTTTAGATTGCAATTTactttgtgatcttgggaaaatcaaTTTATCCATTTGGGCCTTTattgtcctcatttgtaaaatctgagAATTGGACCAGACGACTGCCAAGGTTTGTCAACAATCTCTAATCGTATGAAACAGAAGTTATAATTATAGAAAGAATTatgacttttgtttttacttttcctaGATGAGGCTCCAATACCAATATTCCTAAAATAAGTTCTATATTATtgcaaaatattgtaaaataaaaggggatTAAATAGTAACATGtaaattaaaaaggggaaaaaggatgttgaatatttcaaaaaaacaaaaaacaaaaacctcgaTTCTTTAAATACATACAATCATTATATGCAATAAGAACTGAGTTTGGTGTTGGGTCATAAAGTTATTAGAGAAACTAGTGGAGGTGACTCACTTTTTGATGCTCTTCATGTTTTTTCTGGAACTGAATTTCCTCTGCTTTCAGTTTTTGTGCTATTTCCAGTTCCAAAAggctttccattttctcctcacTCAGTTGAAGCTTCTCTAGCATTTTCTATTGTTATAAAAATCCAAAAGAAGAACTGAAAGAATTAGATTACCTGTTAATAAAAGTGTCTGGCCTACATGGacggggtgggtgggtgggaggaagatgagggaaagagggagtCATAGCCCAATAAAGAACTTTGAGCTTATGACTAAGCTTTTTGCTATCCTGAAGGTGGTTGACAAATCACTAACCATAAGGTTTCTGAAACCAGATGTTAGTCTCTAAGTTTATATTGcaaattcctgacttcaggagttTCTGCAACCAAAATACCTTTGAGAGTTGAGTTGGGACTAAGAAATCAACTCTATTCTGAAGTTGCCCTGCTGATTCTCTTTCTGAGATTGAGTCCAGGTGTCCCTGAAATGTAGTATAGAGAGGAAATCTGGACATCCCTAGGACTTTTCTACAGATGCAGTTACTCCAGGGAATCCTGAAAATCAATAGTAAAACAGACCCCATGTACACACACCTGATGACGAACATCAATTTTTCTCCTGTATTCATAAATCCAAAATGCCAGGTACTCTATTGGATCTGGTGGTCGATGCTCAACCACCTTAGCAAGACCCTGAACTAAGCATGCTCCCAAGCACTTCTTCaagtattcagactccatagggATTTCCTGTAAAAGCATTGGTATTGAAGCATATTGTTTCAATCACAGACCAGATTTTTAAATGGAAACATTCTAAGCACCCACAGATTTATGACAGAGTACTTGCTAACACCAAATCACTTTAGATTCTTCATCTCAttcctatctctctttttttttaaatgcataagtgTTGGCAGCAATGAGTATATACAAgtattctgaatatattttttcttgaaggCACCCATAGATTTACCATGGAATACCATGGTTGCTAACACCAACCTTAGattcttaatttcatttctagtccattttttaaaattgcataaaTTTTGGCAGCAACAAGTACACTCAAATATTCTGAATATATCTCCCCATCCCCAAGTTTGAGTGATCTGAAGCTGGATTAACAGAACTTTGATAAAGTCATCAAGGCTGATAAAGTTCTGTTTATTCAGTGTAAGAAGACAGTTTGGACTTTCAGCAGAACCACCTTACCAATAGCCTTTCACCCTTAGGTGGGGAGAATATCTCCAAGGAAGCAGACTGTTTCCAATAAGGGTTCTGTCTTCATCCTATTAGTTATGCTATTATGATGTAGATGCCTACTACTTCATGTCATAAAGCCTTTACTCATTGGAAAGAATCTCAAATTGTTACACAAATGTAATGATGGAAGGCCAGTTGACTGTAATATTTTTAAGCTAATATTTAACTCCTTCCTCTGCCCACCTTCCAGAAAGATAAAGGAGCCTGAGGAGTTGGGAATCTGAGAATCTTATTCAAAAAGTCTTATCAATTATGACTTTGTATGACCTTGAGT
Proteins encoded:
- the DYDC2 gene encoding DPY30 domain-containing protein 2 isoform X1; protein product: MLLQEIPMESEYLKKCLGACLVQGLAKVVEHRPPDPIEYLAFWIYEYRRKIDVRHQKMLEKLQLSEEKMESLLELEIAQKLKAEEIQFQKKHEEHQKKTILETYPGQKPRMWQDKFGVLTLPPLEEIDESLLNINKENASKTDRNEKNLPASDNIDKTESEKKN
- the DYDC2 gene encoding DPY30 domain-containing protein 2 isoform X2; translation: MLLQEIPMESEYLKKCLGACLVQGLAKVVEHRPPDPIEYLAFWIYEYRRKIDVRHQKMLEKLQLSEEKMESLLELEIAQKLKAEEIQFQKKHEEHQKKENASKTDRNEKNLPASDNIDKTESEKKN